The Cloacibacillus sp. sequence GGCCCAGCGCATAGAATCCGCTTCAAAGAGCAGCGGGAAAAGCTGCACGGCGGAGTGGATCCTGTTTATAAAATGCGTGCCCCCAGCGGAAAAGGAGCCGTTGTTCAGTTCAAAGAACATCCCTTTTTCGTTCAGGCCGTTCACGGCGTAGATTTCTCCCGCGTAGCCTACGGTGGCGGCGGCAAGAGAGCCGTCAGCGGGGTGGTAGACCGCTATCACAATATCGTCGGCGAGCGCCTTGAACCACGGAAAATAGTCATAGTCGCGGCCGTAGACGAGCGGCCCGCTGGTATAGCTCCCCCAGGCGGCTATGCCAGCGCATTTTGCCATGCCGCCCAATTTCTCAACGGCGTTTACAAGAATGAGCTGCCGCTGCGTAAGACCGGAGGTCTCACTCATGCCCTTTATCACTTCACGCATTGTGTACGGATAATATGAATAGAAATCAAGCGCCGCGGCCTCCGCGGTCTTAAGTTTTTCGGCGTCGCAGCCCAAGATTTTCGTCATGATGCCGGTCTCGTAAACGTGGCGCAGTTCCTTCGACAGAAGCGCCCCGTACTGTCGCCCCATCTCGCGCCATGTCCCGCGAAGGTCGACGACGCTTACCGCTCCATACGCAGCCTTTGCGCCGTTTTCAAAGTATACTTTATCTGCGGCGCAGGAGAGCGCGGGCGTGTATATGAGGACCGCCGCTACTACAACGAGCGCCGGCATCCGTATCCATAAACCTAATTTTATCTTTTTCATTACGTACGCTACACTCCCATCAGGCTTTTACTCTATTGCACCTCTGCCGTAAATATTATATTGCGAAAATACGCTGCGCGGGGGTATGTTCCGTTTACAAACTCCGCGTTAAACTAACTTAAAACTTTTCACAATTACCGTTCGTGACAAACTTAACTTTTGATTCTTTGTCTTTAGTCAAGCCGCGAACGGCAATATTAGGGTAATCACTTAAAACGTTTTTTATATTTAACTTTGCAAATCAAAAGCCTTTAATGTAATATTCAGTATATATCAAGCGGCCCGTTTTTGTATCGAAGGACGGCTTTCGTGACTGGGTGGATTTTTATGGTGGATCTTTCGTTTCTTGGCGCCGCCTCCGATATTTGGAACGAGTGGCGTTACGAGCCGTGGCGCTCCGATACGGCTTCGGGACTCTACCGGCGGGTGACGATGAAAAAAAGCGGTCTTTTGGGGGAGGTTGCGCGCTATTACGCGGACGACTATATTATATGGAGATACGCCGCAAGCGACCCGGAGCGGATCTTTCGCGCGGCTAAGCAGGAAGAGGACCTGCTGCTTCAGCGTTTCGTCTTCCTGACGGAAAAGGGCGCCTACAGCACAAAAAAGCGTTCGCTGTTTTTCGGGCTTCGCGGCTTTGCGGAACTGCATTTTTATACGCCTGGCAGCGAGCCGCCGAAGGCCATCGTGGACGCCGCCTATCTGGTAAACGCGGCCTGCGCTAAAATCAAGAAAAGATAGGTAACAAAAAACCTGTTTTTTATATATACACTTGGAGGTGTTTCAAATGTTCTTTTTTATGTTTGCCGCGTCCGCCGCGGCGCTGGTGCTGGGCTATATTTTTTACGGCAAGTTCATGGCGAGGCTTTATGACCTAAGCAATTCGCACGTGACGCCCGCAGAACAGCTCAACGACGGCATGGACTACTGCCCGACGCACCCCGCCGTGGTGCTGGGACATCATTTTTCCTCGATAGCGGGCGCCGGCCCCATCGTAGGACCGATCACGGCCGCGTCTATGTTCGGCTGGCTGCCTACCATTATGTGGTGCATCTTCGGCTCGATTTTCCTGGGCGGCCCGCACGATTTCGGCGCGGTGGTCGCTTCTATGCGCCATGACGGAAAATCGGTGGGCGAGGTCATCGACCACTGGATCGGAAGCAGAGGAAAAAAACTCTTTCTTATCTTTACGATACTGACGCTCTTTCTTGTTGTAGCGGTCTTTCTCGTGCTCACGACGGCCACCTTTGTTACGGACCCGGTAGTCGCCTTCGTAAGCTGTATGTACATACTGCTTGCGGTCATTTCGGGGCTGATGATATACAGGTTCAACGTCGATCTTAAAGTGGTGACGCTCATCATGCTCGCGATAATAGCCGTCTGCACGATAAAGGGCGGAGACTGGCCTTTCGTCGCGGCCTGGTTTACGCACAGCGCCGACCAGTGGAACATCTTCCTCGCCGTCTACATTCTGGCGGCCTCCGTTCTGCCAGTCTGGCTGTTGTTGCAGCCGCGCGACTATCTCGCCTCGTATTTCCTTTATTTTGCCGTAGCCATCGGCGCTATCGGAATGATCTTCGGCGGCTCGCTCGACAGCGGCAAGGTGCCGATGATAGCGTCGCATGTAGAGTGGATGGGCCTTTCGCGCTCAAACCTGTGGCCCATGATGTTCGTCATCGTCGCCTGCGGCGCCATCTCCGGCTTCCATTCGCTGGTAGGCTCCGGCACGACCTCAAAGCAGCTCGCCCATGAGAGGGACGCCCTGCCCGTAGCCTACGGCGGGATGCTGCTTGAAGGGCTTGTCGCGGTCATAGCGCTTGGCACTATGATGGTGGCGGGCGGCATCGGCGCGGGCGGCCCCGTCGGCACCTTCGCCGCCGGTTTCG is a genomic window containing:
- a CDS encoding carbon starvation CstA family protein, whose amino-acid sequence is MFFFMFAASAAALVLGYIFYGKFMARLYDLSNSHVTPAEQLNDGMDYCPTHPAVVLGHHFSSIAGAGPIVGPITAASMFGWLPTIMWCIFGSIFLGGPHDFGAVVASMRHDGKSVGEVIDHWIGSRGKKLFLIFTILTLFLVVAVFLVLTTATFVTDPVVAFVSCMYILLAVISGLMIYRFNVDLKVVTLIMLAIIAVCTIKGGDWPFVAAWFTHSADQWNIFLAVYILAASVLPVWLLLQPRDYLASYFLYFAVAIGAIGMIFGGSLDSGKVPMIASHVEWMGLSRSNLWPMMFVIVACGAISGFHSLVGSGTTSKQLAHERDALPVAYGGMLLEGLVAVIALGTMMVAGGIGAGGPVGTFAAGFGRFCTLLGIDPVLGTRLGAIAINGFLLTSLDTATRLGRYQIQELTNYKVNKYVATICVVLLALVLVYVKTTAPDGKLVPAWSVIWPVFGASNQLVAALAILGIAMWVIRGLKKKATFLLVPFWFMLITSMAGLVVEIKATLSSPNPNYILAGISALLLVLALLMTKEGLSALKKEKEGASLS
- a CDS encoding C45 family peptidase, translated to MKKIKLGLWIRMPALVVVAAVLIYTPALSCAADKVYFENGAKAAYGAVSVVDLRGTWREMGRQYGALLSKELRHVYETGIMTKILGCDAEKLKTAEAAALDFYSYYPYTMREVIKGMSETSGLTQRQLILVNAVEKLGGMAKCAGIAAWGSYTSGPLVYGRDYDYFPWFKALADDIVIAVYHPADGSLAAATVGYAGEIYAVNGLNEKGMFFELNNGSFSAGGTHFINRIHSAVQLFPLLFEADSMRWADLFFHTANSAGSYIIGVTDGKSARGYEWSVFGVKRSDEKENLMVITNHFTAKEWGLPETTDAKSFSSLTRRKNLLALAEKNKGKITAAVMRGILDLPLEKGGAASEITVYQMVVVPTELSVWLKIPGRQEWTYVDMGSYLKELKK